A genome region from Halorussus pelagicus includes the following:
- a CDS encoding formyltetrahydrofolate deformylase, which yields MTQRELTEITVIGDDDTGLVARVTSLLFERGINIEDLDQAVRDDLFRMTMRVDTAGMETTRDALRADLGELGDDLGVDVRVRFPDDRETKRIAVLVTKESHCLRRLCEAEADLDAEISVVIGNHPDLESVAEEYDVPFHDIGDAQGNADEEHLLDLLGEYDADLVVLARYMRILGPNVVFRYEGRIINVHPSLLPAFPGAKAYRQAKEAGVRLAGVTAHYVTTDLDQGPIVAQRAFNVPDGASVETLKERGQPLEADVLLEAVRLHLGDDLSIHRGRTKLRDDAAEVATGASDDSAYQLGMPPELDRATPDEPTDERLVAPPETSDD from the coding sequence ATGACGCAGCGCGAACTGACCGAAATCACTGTCATCGGCGACGACGACACCGGACTCGTCGCCCGCGTCACGAGTCTCCTCTTCGAGCGCGGAATCAACATCGAGGACTTGGACCAAGCGGTCCGCGACGACCTCTTCCGGATGACGATGCGCGTCGATACCGCCGGGATGGAGACCACCCGCGACGCGCTCCGCGCGGACCTCGGCGAACTCGGCGACGACCTCGGCGTGGACGTTCGGGTCCGGTTCCCCGACGACCGCGAGACCAAGCGCATCGCAGTGCTGGTCACCAAGGAAAGTCACTGCCTGCGGCGACTCTGCGAGGCCGAGGCGGACCTCGACGCCGAGATTTCGGTCGTCATCGGGAACCACCCGGACCTCGAATCGGTCGCCGAAGAGTACGACGTTCCCTTCCACGACATCGGCGACGCGCAGGGCAACGCCGACGAGGAACATCTGCTCGATTTGCTCGGGGAGTACGACGCCGACCTCGTGGTGCTGGCCCGCTACATGCGCATCCTCGGGCCGAACGTCGTCTTCCGCTACGAGGGCCGCATCATCAACGTCCACCCGAGCCTCCTGCCCGCGTTCCCCGGCGCGAAGGCCTACCGGCAGGCCAAGGAGGCGGGCGTCAGGTTGGCGGGCGTGACCGCCCACTACGTCACGACCGACCTCGACCAAGGTCCCATCGTCGCCCAGCGCGCGTTCAACGTGCCCGACGGCGCGAGCGTCGAGACGCTGAAAGAGCGTGGCCAACCCCTCGAAGCCGACGTGTTGCTGGAGGCGGTTCGTCTCCACCTCGGCGACGACCTGTCCATCCACCGCGGCCGGACCAAACTCCGAGATGACGCCGCGGAGGTGGCGACTGGCGCGAGCGACGACTCGGCCTATCAACTCGGCATGCCGCCCGAACTCGACCGAGCGACGCCGGACGAACCGACCGACGAGCGACTGGTCGCGCCCCCGGAGACGAGCGACGACTGA
- a CDS encoding aryl-sulfate sulfotransferase: MRFRDAVRVLFVGIVVASAFVFASGYLSAETTSSSSGRPTFDASPREGITVVATDSNTWMGEASDGPRARAELVAFAPNGSVMYYNDSHTRYWDVDPVQGAETTVEYVAADHLNASECHATTPCTRNVVERANLSTGEVTRLYGRITPGKHSTRWHDADRLDEDSLVVADIAQDRVYVVNTTSELIEWEWDAQRDYSTASGGPYPEDWTHLNDVEVLADGTIMASLRNQDQVVFLNRETGLQENRTLGEDGDHDTIYEQHNPDYINAADGGPAVLIGDSENNRVVEYQREGGEWTQSWVWQDARTQWPRDADRLPNGNTLVTDSNGNRVVEVNRQGEVVWSVDIAFPYESERLNTGDESTGGPAAAEAGLQSRTGGGASLGDSAGQTAATESAGPLDRAWAVVRDLLPGRTANGLMYVTPVWMGGPEVLALAAALLTLVVWVVCEAYWSSWRASVHSPVSISRRK; encoded by the coding sequence ATGCGTTTTCGGGACGCCGTTAGGGTGTTGTTCGTCGGTATCGTCGTCGCGTCGGCGTTCGTGTTCGCCTCGGGCTATCTCTCCGCCGAGACCACCTCGTCCTCGTCCGGACGGCCGACGTTCGACGCGTCTCCCAGAGAGGGAATCACGGTGGTCGCCACCGACTCGAACACATGGATGGGCGAGGCCAGCGACGGGCCGCGAGCGCGGGCCGAACTCGTCGCGTTCGCACCCAACGGCAGCGTGATGTACTACAACGATTCGCACACGCGCTACTGGGATGTGGACCCCGTGCAGGGCGCAGAGACGACCGTCGAGTACGTCGCGGCCGACCACCTCAACGCCTCGGAGTGCCACGCGACGACGCCCTGCACGCGGAACGTGGTCGAGCGCGCTAACCTCTCGACCGGCGAGGTGACGCGCCTCTACGGCCGCATCACGCCGGGCAAGCACTCGACGCGGTGGCACGACGCGGACCGATTGGACGAGGATAGCTTGGTCGTCGCCGACATTGCGCAGGACCGGGTGTACGTCGTCAACACGACCAGCGAACTCATCGAGTGGGAGTGGGACGCCCAGCGCGACTACTCGACGGCGAGCGGCGGGCCGTACCCCGAGGACTGGACGCACCTCAACGACGTGGAGGTGCTGGCCGACGGCACCATCATGGCCAGCCTGCGCAATCAGGACCAAGTGGTGTTCTTGAACCGCGAGACCGGCTTACAGGAGAACCGGACGCTCGGCGAGGACGGCGACCACGACACCATCTACGAACAGCACAACCCCGACTACATCAACGCCGCCGACGGCGGTCCCGCAGTTCTCATCGGCGACTCGGAGAACAACCGCGTGGTCGAGTACCAGCGCGAGGGCGGCGAGTGGACCCAGTCGTGGGTCTGGCAGGACGCTCGCACCCAGTGGCCGCGCGACGCCGACCGCCTGCCCAACGGCAACACGCTCGTTACCGACTCGAACGGCAACCGCGTCGTCGAGGTGAATCGGCAGGGCGAAGTCGTCTGGAGCGTGGACATCGCGTTTCCCTACGAGTCCGAGCGCCTGAACACCGGCGACGAGAGTACCGGCGGTCCCGCCGCGGCGGAGGCGGGCCTCCAGTCCAGAACCGGCGGCGGCGCGAGTCTGGGCGACTCCGCCGGACAGACGGCGGCGACCGAATCGGCCGGTCCGCTCGACCGAGCGTGGGCGGTCGTCAGGGACCTGCTCCCCGGCCGGACCGCCAACGGCTTGATGTACGTCACGCCGGTCTGGATGGGCGGCCCGGAGGTGCTGGCGCTCGCGGCGGCGCTCCTGACGCTGGTGGTCTGGGTCGTCTGCGAGGCTTACTGGTCGTCGTGGCGCGCGTCGGTTCACTCGCCGGTGTCGATTTCGCGGCGGAAGTGA
- a CDS encoding phosphoribosylaminoimidazolesuccinocarboxamide synthase, translating to MTSVKEFRIEREPTATTLGRGSFVFTDDYSVFDWGKMPDEIPDKGASLCAMGAFNFELLEAAGVPTHYRGVVSEETGEVVPLAETEVPPTEMAIDLTQVPDLPHEGRSYDYDAYHEAAGDNFLIPLEIVFRNSVPVGSSLRRRTDPADHGLDFAEWPEGVVQLEEPIVEFSTKYEEGDRYLSRREADRIAGLADVTELEAVAREVNRVVTEQAAEAELVHEDGKIECLYVDGEVRVADVVGTFDENRFTFHGQQVSKEFVRQYHKRTQPEWVEAVDAAKQEAKKRDVADWKSLCEASPESLDDEVIEAASDLYAAGTNAYVGRELFEAPSLVDAVGAVRDL from the coding sequence GTGACCAGCGTCAAGGAGTTCCGCATCGAGCGCGAACCGACCGCGACCACGCTCGGGCGCGGGTCGTTCGTCTTCACCGACGACTACTCGGTCTTCGACTGGGGGAAGATGCCCGACGAGATTCCCGACAAGGGCGCGAGTCTCTGCGCGATGGGCGCGTTCAACTTCGAGTTGCTGGAAGCGGCGGGCGTGCCGACTCACTATCGGGGAGTGGTCAGCGAGGAGACCGGCGAGGTCGTCCCGCTCGCCGAGACCGAGGTCCCGCCGACCGAGATGGCCATCGACTTGACCCAAGTACCCGACCTGCCCCACGAGGGCCGGAGCTACGACTACGACGCCTACCACGAGGCGGCGGGCGACAACTTCCTGATTCCGCTCGAAATCGTCTTCCGGAACAGCGTCCCCGTGGGGTCGAGTCTCCGGCGGCGCACCGACCCCGCGGACCACGGTCTCGACTTCGCGGAGTGGCCCGAGGGCGTCGTCCAACTCGAAGAACCCATCGTGGAGTTCTCGACGAAGTACGAGGAGGGCGACCGCTACCTCTCGCGCCGCGAGGCCGACCGCATCGCCGGACTCGCCGACGTGACGGAACTGGAAGCAGTCGCCCGCGAAGTGAACCGGGTCGTCACCGAGCAGGCCGCCGAGGCCGAACTGGTCCACGAGGACGGTAAAATCGAGTGCCTGTACGTTGACGGTGAGGTTCGCGTCGCCGACGTGGTGGGCACCTTCGACGAGAACCGCTTTACCTTCCACGGCCAGCAGGTCAGCAAGGAGTTCGTCCGCCAGTACCACAAGCGCACCCAACCGGAGTGGGTCGAAGCGGTCGATGCGGCCAAGCAGGAGGCCAAGAAGCGCGACGTTGCCGACTGGAAATCGCTCTGCGAGGCGTCGCCGGAATCGCTGGACGACGAGGTTATCGAGGCCGCCAGCGACCTCTACGCGGCGGGGACGAACGCCTACGTCGGCCGAGAACTGTTCGAGGCCCCGTCGCTGGTGGACGCTGTGGGCGCGGTTCGGGACCTCTGA
- the cofH gene encoding 7,8-didemethyl-8-hydroxy-5-deazariboflavin synthase subunit CofH, with translation MEDAARTNVPRGEFDFEYVPETDQSFENALAKASDGERLSVADGIELMTTGTDREGIHLDRKERVLETADRRRAEVVGEGVTFVANLNNNVTTACNTGCLFCNFKNTAQDFETDNETNHGGFTKTPEESRKIVESARETGIYEVTSVSGLHPGLALDDEHLELLEASDRGDLNYKSPSAYETDPGTYVAQMEAMNVGDVHLHSMTPEEAYHARRGTDWSYEEVYRRLKEAGLDSVPGTAAEILVDEVRGVICPGKIGSDEWVEAMEAAAKVGLDTTATIMYGHVENEAHRVMHLKRIRDLQDRTDNITEFVPLSFVHSNTPLAERGMVEAGATTHEDELMIAVSRLFLDNIENIQSSWVKYGDEQGLKMLSCGANDFMGTILSEEITKRAGGEFGEARSFAEYVEMITAIGRTPVERSTDYRQTRVIDPSDPPFGPELGPAADGSPLVPESERTAPAESVADD, from the coding sequence ATGGAAGACGCGGCCCGGACGAACGTTCCGCGAGGAGAGTTCGACTTCGAGTACGTGCCCGAGACCGACCAGTCGTTCGAGAACGCACTGGCGAAAGCCAGCGATGGCGAGCGCCTGAGCGTCGCCGACGGCATCGAACTCATGACGACCGGCACCGACCGCGAGGGTATCCACTTAGACCGGAAAGAGCGGGTGCTGGAGACCGCCGACCGCCGCCGGGCCGAGGTCGTCGGCGAGGGCGTCACCTTCGTCGCCAACCTGAACAACAACGTCACGACCGCGTGCAACACCGGATGTCTGTTCTGTAACTTCAAGAACACGGCTCAGGACTTCGAGACCGATAACGAGACCAACCACGGCGGATTCACCAAGACGCCCGAGGAGTCCCGCAAAATCGTCGAATCGGCCCGCGAGACGGGAATTTACGAGGTCACGTCGGTCAGCGGTCTCCACCCCGGTCTCGCGCTGGACGACGAACACCTCGAACTCTTGGAGGCGAGCGACCGCGGCGACCTGAACTACAAGTCGCCGTCGGCCTACGAGACCGACCCCGGCACCTACGTCGCCCAGATGGAGGCGATGAACGTCGGCGACGTTCACCTCCACTCGATGACTCCCGAGGAGGCCTACCACGCCCGAAGAGGGACCGACTGGTCCTACGAGGAGGTGTACCGCCGCCTGAAGGAGGCCGGACTCGACAGCGTTCCCGGCACCGCCGCCGAGATTCTGGTCGATGAAGTCCGGGGGGTTATCTGTCCCGGCAAAATCGGGAGCGACGAGTGGGTCGAAGCGATGGAGGCCGCCGCAAAAGTCGGTCTCGACACGACCGCGACCATCATGTACGGCCACGTCGAGAACGAGGCCCACCGCGTGATGCACCTGAAACGAATCCGGGATTTACAGGACCGAACGGACAACATCACGGAGTTCGTCCCGCTCTCGTTCGTCCACTCGAACACGCCGCTCGCCGAGCGCGGGATGGTGGAGGCGGGCGCGACGACCCACGAGGACGAACTCATGATAGCCGTCTCCAGACTCTTCCTCGACAATATCGAGAACATCCAGTCGTCGTGGGTCAAGTACGGCGACGAGCAGGGCCTGAAGATGCTCTCCTGTGGGGCGAACGACTTCATGGGCACCATCCTCAGCGAGGAAATCACGAAGCGGGCGGGCGGCGAGTTCGGCGAGGCCCGGTCGTTCGCGGAGTACGTCGAGATGATAACCGCCATCGGTCGGACGCCCGTCGAGCGTTCGACCGACTACCGACAGACCCGAGTTATCGACCCCTCGGACCCGCCGTTCGGCCCGGAGTTGGGTCCGGCGGCCGACGGGTCGCCGCTGGTCCCCGAGTCCGAGCGAACCGCCCCGGCCGAGTCGGTCGCCGACGACTGA
- a CDS encoding metal-dependent hydrolase, whose protein sequence is MMNTTHAAMGVTLAAPFTALAPEFAPAAALAALAGGVFPDLDLLSGQHRRTLHFPVYYAVAGVAAGGIALLAPATATVALALFLLSAALHCMTDAAGGGLELRPWEATDDRGVYVHAAGRWVRPRRWIRYDGAPEDLVVTAVFSLPGLLVFDGAIRTLTVVGLAVSVVYVAVRKQLPEVETRFLR, encoded by the coding sequence ATGATGAACACCACGCACGCCGCGATGGGGGTCACGCTGGCGGCCCCGTTCACGGCCCTCGCGCCCGAGTTTGCGCCCGCGGCCGCGCTGGCCGCACTCGCCGGGGGCGTCTTTCCGGACCTCGATTTGCTCTCGGGCCAGCACCGCCGGACGCTCCACTTTCCGGTCTACTACGCGGTGGCCGGAGTCGCGGCGGGCGGGATTGCCCTGCTCGCGCCCGCGACGGCGACGGTCGCGCTCGCGTTGTTCCTGCTCTCGGCCGCGCTCCACTGCATGACCGACGCCGCGGGCGGCGGTCTCGAACTCCGGCCGTGGGAGGCCACCGACGACCGGGGCGTCTACGTCCACGCCGCGGGCAGGTGGGTCCGACCGCGGCGCTGGATTCGCTACGACGGCGCGCCCGAAGACCTCGTAGTGACTGCGGTCTTCTCGCTACCGGGCCTGTTGGTCTTCGACGGCGCGATTCGGACGCTGACCGTCGTCGGACTCGCGGTGTCGGTCGTCTACGTCGCGGTCCGAAAGCAGTTGCCCGAGGTCGAGACGCGCTTTCTCCGATAA
- a CDS encoding sensor histidine kinase, with the protein MDTAIRVLVVDDSNFYAQLVADTLSTDYDMETLTGNNAREGLDSLETSEVDCVVTDYQMPDLDGIEFLEAARERGFEQPFILLTGTGSEAVASEAVAAGVTHYFQKNEGDQQFEKLANQIDNAVEQRRTEKKYELLVDNSPDLIAQINADGEFVMANQSMADSFDATPEELAGKSVADLAPEDIAEKRLSVGREVIETGETRRFEDGYNGDYFHNVFVPVDLPGERATCQVIARNITDRKKAEIELKETVEKLEESNAQLEQFAYVASHDLQEPLRMVSSYMQLLERQYGDKLDEDAQEFIDYAVDGADRMKQMINDLLQYSRVDTRGGDFEQTDFESVLEQALDNLQVAIAESDAEITHDSLPTVVGDESQLAMLLQNLVSNAIKYCDEGPPRIHVTAERDGDEYVFAVSDNGIGISEDNLEEVFRIFGRLHGKDEYSGTGIGLAMCQKIVDRHGGTIRVESAPGEGSTFYFTLPVGGVEDE; encoded by the coding sequence ATGGACACCGCTATCAGGGTGTTGGTCGTAGACGATAGCAATTTCTACGCCCAACTCGTCGCCGACACCCTCTCGACGGACTACGATATGGAGACGCTTACCGGAAACAACGCCCGCGAAGGACTCGACTCTCTCGAAACGTCGGAAGTCGATTGCGTCGTCACCGACTACCAGATGCCCGACCTCGACGGCATCGAGTTCCTCGAAGCGGCCCGCGAGCGGGGCTTCGAGCAACCATTCATTCTCCTGACCGGCACCGGGAGCGAGGCGGTCGCCAGCGAGGCGGTTGCGGCGGGCGTCACCCACTACTTCCAGAAGAACGAGGGCGACCAGCAGTTCGAGAAACTGGCGAATCAGATCGACAACGCCGTCGAACAGCGCCGGACCGAAAAGAAGTACGAACTACTGGTGGACAACTCGCCGGACCTCATCGCGCAGATAAACGCCGACGGCGAGTTCGTCATGGCCAACCAGTCGATGGCCGACTCCTTCGACGCCACGCCCGAGGAGTTGGCGGGCAAGTCGGTGGCCGATCTGGCGCCCGAGGACATCGCCGAGAAGCGACTGTCGGTCGGCCGGGAGGTCATCGAGACGGGCGAGACGCGGCGCTTCGAGGACGGATACAACGGCGACTACTTCCACAACGTCTTCGTGCCGGTGGACCTGCCCGGCGAGCGCGCGACGTGTCAGGTCATCGCGCGCAACATCACCGACCGGAAGAAGGCCGAGATAGAACTGAAAGAGACCGTCGAAAAGCTCGAAGAGTCCAACGCCCAGTTAGAGCAGTTCGCCTACGTCGCCTCCCACGACCTTCAGGAACCGCTCCGGATGGTGTCTAGCTACATGCAACTGCTCGAACGCCAGTACGGAGACAAGTTAGATGAGGACGCACAGGAGTTCATCGACTACGCCGTGGACGGGGCCGACCGGATGAAACAGATGATAAACGACCTGCTCCAGTACTCGCGGGTTGACACCCGCGGCGGCGACTTCGAGCAGACCGACTTCGAGTCGGTGTTAGAGCAGGCCCTCGACAATCTACAGGTCGCCATCGCCGAGAGCGACGCCGAGATTACCCACGACTCGCTCCCGACGGTGGTCGGCGACGAGAGCCAACTGGCGATGCTGCTTCAGAACCTCGTGAGCAACGCCATCAAATACTGCGACGAGGGACCGCCCCGAATCCACGTCACGGCCGAGCGCGACGGCGACGAGTACGTCTTCGCGGTCAGCGACAACGGCATCGGGATTTCCGAGGACAACCTCGAAGAGGTGTTCCGAATCTTCGGGCGACTCCACGGCAAGGACGAATACTCGGGGACCGGCATCGGACTGGCGATGTGCCAGAAGATAGTTGACCGCCACGGCGGCACCATCCGGGTCGAATCGGCCCCCGGAGAAGGCTCTACCTTCTACTTCACTCTTCCCGTGGGAGGTGTCGAGGATGAGTGA
- a CDS encoding response regulator, producing MSDRLTGERIEILLVEDNPGDVRLTEEALEQGDVLNNLHVVGDGVEAMSFLRCEGEYEDTPQPDLILLDLNLPRKDGEEVLKEIDEDRELRRIPVVVLTSSEAEEDIARSYELHANAYITKPVDIDQFIDVAQNLEAFWLSIVKLPPNNE from the coding sequence ATGAGTGACCGACTCACCGGCGAGCGAATAGAGATTCTGCTCGTCGAGGACAACCCCGGCGACGTTCGCCTGACCGAGGAGGCGTTAGAGCAGGGCGACGTGTTGAACAACCTCCACGTCGTCGGCGACGGCGTCGAGGCGATGTCGTTTCTCCGTTGTGAGGGCGAGTACGAGGACACGCCCCAACCCGACCTCATCCTGCTGGACCTCAACCTCCCTCGGAAGGACGGCGAGGAAGTCCTCAAGGAGATAGACGAGGACCGCGAACTCCGGCGCATCCCGGTAGTCGTGCTGACGAGTTCGGAGGCCGAGGAGGACATCGCCCGGAGTTACGAACTCCACGCCAACGCCTACATCACGAAACCGGTGGACATCGACCAGTTCATCGATGTCGCACAGAATCTAGAGGCGTTCTGGCTCTCCATCGTCAAACTTCCGCCGAACAATGAGTGA